The genomic segment AAAGAACGTCTACCGCTCACCAGAAAAATATGACACTAGAAGTCATCTTTATGGCAGGGCGACGCTTTCGGATCGCCTCACCCTCCGAAGCGCCGGATCATGTCGCGCTGACCATGAACAGTTTTGATGCCAACGGGGATGAATTCAGGGGTCCGGGGAAAAGCTGCCGGCCGGCTGCTTACGCAGAAGCCGGGTCGTTCTCGTGTGCCGGAAGCAACCGCGTTTCCGCGTTGGCTTGCATTTCTGATCTCCGTGGTCGTGCATATTGGCGCGGGCATGGTCCTGATTGCCTTTTCCTTTTCGGCAGATCACCCGGTTCCTGAACCCGAGCCCATGGCGATCATGGTCGAATTCGTCGCGGATCCGACCACCGAGAATGAGGAACCGCAGGAAGCCCGCAAGGGCGATCCGGAAGCGGATGCGCCGGAAGAAGCCGTTCCGGAACAAAACGATGTGGAAGAGGTAGAGGAACCCGAACCGGAAGAAGCTGTCGTGCAGCCCGAGCCCCTGCCCGACAGCATTCCCGTGCCGGCGCAGCGCCCGAGCCCTGAAACGCGAAAGGTCGAGGAAAGCGCGCCTGACAAATCGAAGGTCGAAAAGGCCAGAGGACTGGAAGACGATCCGCTGCCCGACATTCCGCAGGCGGACGAGCTGAAACTGGCCAATGATGCCGATGCCACCCTTGCCATGGAGGCCATGCGCGGGGTCAACCGCAATGTTCAGGCCGAGCAGAAATGGCTGGGGCGTCTTGCCGCTCATCTCGAACGGCGCAAGCGCTATCCGAAAGCGGCGCT from the Aquamicrobium lusatiense genome contains:
- a CDS encoding energy transducer TonB → MVLIAFSFSADHPVPEPEPMAIMVEFVADPTTENEEPQEARKGDPEADAPEEAVPEQNDVEEVEEPEPEEAVVQPEPLPDSIPVPAQRPSPETRKVEESAPDKSKVEKARGLEDDPLPDIPQADELKLANDADATLAMEAMRGVNRNVQAEQKWLGRLAAHLERRKRYPKAALSRRQEGLVQVRFVVAPDGTIVSPELVSPSGVPELDEEVLGLLRRASPVPKPPPDVNTFVTVPISFTIER